Part of the Candidatus Eremiobacterota bacterium genome is shown below.
ACGTTGACGTTCCACGCGCGCGGGTCGGCCGGGATCGCTTCGAGGCGGCCGTATCGCGCCAGCACGGCCGCGGCGGATTTCGCACCCCAGCCCGATAAGCCCGGAAAGCCGTCCGCGGCGTCGCCGACGAGCGCCAAGTAGTCGGGAATGCTCGCCGGCGGCACGCCGAACTTCGCGACGACGCCGGCTTCGTCGAAGAACGTGCGCGTGCGGCGGTTCAGCTGCACGACGCGCGTTCCGCGCACGCATTGCGCCAGGTCCTTGTCCGGCGTGCAGATCACCACGCGCTCCACTCGCGGGTCGGCTGCGGCGAGCGCCGCGGCGGCAGCGAGCGCGTCGTCGGCTTCGAACTCGACCATCGGCCACACGGTAATTCCGGCGTCGGCGAGCGCCTCTTCGAGGAGCGGGAACTGCGCAAGCAGCGCTGGATCGATTCCGGCGCCCGTCTTGTAGCCGAGCCAAAGATCGTTGCGGAACGACTCGATCACCTGATCGGTCGCAACGCCGATGTGCGTCGCGCCCTCCCGCAGCAGGCTCCGGATCGACGCGAGCACGCCGCGCACCGCCGCCACCTCGCGGCCGTTCGCGTCGCGCTGCGGCGGCATCGCGAAGAAGTGCCGAAACAGCTCGTACGTTCCGTCGATCAGGTGGACGATCACGACACAGTTGTACGGTTTACCGCGGCGCTTCGTCTCGGTGCAGACCGTAGGTCTTCGGCTCGAAGTACCAGGCGGGGAGCGCCGGCGGAAAGACGACGTCTTTGTAGGTGTAGTCGG
Proteins encoded:
- a CDS encoding flap endonuclease; its protein translation is MIVHLIDGTYELFRHFFAMPPQRDANGREVAAVRGVLASIRSLLREGATHIGVATDQVIESFRNDLWLGYKTGAGIDPALLAQFPLLEEALADAGITVWPMVEFEADDALAAAAALAAADPRVERVVICTPDKDLAQCVRGTRVVQLNRRTRTFFDEAGVVAKFGVPPASIPDYLALVGDAADGFPGLSGWGAKSAAAVLARYGRLEAIPADPRAWNVNVAGAARLAQTLARDRDLALLFRTLATLRTDIPLFNDVETLRWSGRIESLPDFTRDAAGERQ